A segment of the Sander lucioperca isolate FBNREF2018 chromosome 7, SLUC_FBN_1.2, whole genome shotgun sequence genome:
GCAGTTGGTGGACCGAAGAAGGACGACGCAAAGGTATGTAACTGTATGATTAAAATTCAGGGTTCTTCCTCTATAGAATATTTTTCAAGGGGGAaaaataaagtcattttctgactgTAATTCTAAACCTGGATTATAGGGGTCACTGGAGGATCAGATTATTGCAGCCAATCCCCTGCTGGAGGCCTATGGTAACGCCAAAACTATTAGGAATGACAACTCTTCTCGTTTTGTAAGTATGGAACAATTGATGCACATTAGAGAGGTCTTGTTACAGATTGCCAATGTGGAGGGACATTAAAAAAATCCTTTGTTCCAAACAGGGTAAATTCATCAGAATCCACTTTGGCACAACTGGCAAACTGGCTAGTGCTGATATTGAGACATGTAAGTAATAATACTCATAGTACATACAAACGACTGGAATTGAGAATTGACCAGACTGTAATTTATGAACAATATTTGTAGATCTGCTGGAGAAGTCAAGAGTGACATACCAGCTTTCTGATGAAAGAGGCTACCACATCTTCTTCCAGATGATGACCGGCCACATCCCTGAGCTGCTTGGTAAGAAGATTGAGAGGATGCACATTGTTTAACCTGTTTTCATATGAAACAAATGTTCTGACATTTCCTCCCTTTTTTTGATCTCCAGATATGGCACTCATCACCACCAACCCCTACGACTTCCCCATGTGTAGCATGGGTCAGATCACTGTGGCCAGCATTGATGACAAAGTTGAGCTGGAAGCCACTGATGTGAGTGATTTTTActttcaaatatttaaatatatcaacatcaatgcttgctcttgggggaattactagaattgttggtgctttgtaaactatagagtgtggtctagacctactctatcagTAAactgtctcgagataactcttgttatgatttgatactataaataaaattgaattgaattgaattgaaatcaaAACTGCTCTTTTAAGTGCATTTTTCTAAAGTGATTATGTTTGTGTGGACCTCTTTTGAACTCAGAATGCCATTGATATCCTGGGCTTCACTGGTGAAGAGAAGGTGAGCATCTACAGGATGACTGGTGCTGTGCTCCACCATGGTAACATGAAGTTCAAGCAGAAGCAGCGTGAGGAGCAGGCTGAGCCTGATGGCACAGAGGGTGAGTGTTTAATGTCAGCTCAGAGTGAATAGCTTGGGAAAACAGTAATACAGTTCTGAATCACACTGGTTTCTGTACATGTACAGAAATCAAACCATAATGTATATCATGATGAAAATCTGTGAACTATTTTCAGAGGCTGACAAGGTTGCTTACTTGCTGGGTCTGAACTCCGCTGACATGCTCAAGGCTCTGTGCTATCCCAGAGTGAAGGTCGGAAATGAGTACGTCACCAAGGGACAGACTGTACCTCAGGTAATTGAGATAAACTGGTATCACTTCTGTTTAATTTACATGTAGTACATGTGTATTcatattttgacatatttttttattttggattcttttgtgtcatttatttcattagaaaaatttaaaataccAGTATTCCATCGTTTTACAAGATGGTTGACGGTTGATTTTAAACATATCACATCCTTGTTTTTATTCAGGTGATGAATGCAGTGCCTGCCCTGGCCAAGTCTATCTATGAGAGGATGTTCTTGTGGATGGTCGTTCGTATTAACCAGAGTTTGGACACTAAACAAGCAAGACAGTTCTACATTGGTGTCCTGGATATTGCTGGTTTTGAAATCTTTGACGTAAGCTTTATTTCAAACAATTCAGAGGCTGATACTTTTCCTGACAGAATCATTTTTATTGCCCTGCGAGAGATTATACTAATTATTTGTCCCCTCACAGTTCAACACCTTGGAACAGCTGTGCATCAACTTCACCAATGAGAAACTGCAACAGTTCTTCAACCACACCATGTTTGTCCTGGAGCAAGAGGAGTACAAGAAGGAGGGTATTATCTGGGATTTCATTGACTTTGGCATGGACTTGGCTGCCTGCATTGAGCTCATTGAAAAGGTAATCACGTAATTTGGtaattatatataattgttCTTAATTTGACTTAATATATCACTTAATGAAATACTTCTTCACACTTTTTTCAAGCCCATGGGAATCTTCTCCATCCTTGAAGAGGAGTGCATGTTCCCCAAGGCCACAGACACATCCTTCAAGAACAAGCTGTATGACCAGCATCTTGgcaaaaacaaagcatttgAGAAGCCTAAGCCCCCCAAGAAAGGCAAGATTGAGGCCCACTTCTCCCTGGTGCACTACGCTGGTACCGTGGACTACAATATCGCTGGCTGGCTGGACAAGAACAAGGATCCACTGAATGAGTCTGTCATTCAGCTGTACCAGAAATCCCCAGTGAAACTGCTGGCTATTCTGTATCCTCCCGTCGTTGAGGGTATGAaactaaaacacattttaaggttatactgtatatgtttaacTAACTGTAGCATGTGCTCATGTACATGATATGTCACAGTCTAACATAACATGTCtattaaaaaacatttacagaaaCTGGTGGTGGAAAGAAGGGTGGCAAGAAGAAGGGTGGTTCTATGCAGACTGTGTCTTCACAGTTTAGGGTAAGGTTTAACATTGCAAACTTAtctcatatacagtatctcagtTTATGCTCACACTCACAGttgttatatgtatatatatatgtaactcACCATTTTGGATCTACAGGAGAACTTGGGGAAGCTGATGACTAACTTGAGGAGCACCCATCCTCACTTTGTGCGCTGCCTGATTCCCAATGAGTCAAAGACTCCAGGTAGATAGAAAACTTAATCTCAAGAGATTCTTTGAGGAGTGATTTGTTTTGTTGGTATGGTTTACTTAATTTTAGGGCCTAACTATTTATTCAAAGAAGTAATTAAgaaatttatttttacaggtCTGATGGAGAACTTCCTGGTCATCCACCAGCTCAGGTGTAACGGTGTGCTGGAGGGTATCAGAATCTGCAGAAAAGGTTTCCCCAGCAGAATCCTCTATGCTGACTTCAAGCAGAGGTATCAATGGATATTTAAAGAATTTTGATACagattattaaaagaaaatgctCACACTGACCATTAACTCTCTCATAAAAAGGTACAAGGTGCTGAATGCCAGTGTCATCCCCGAGGGCCAGTTCATTGACAACAAGAAGGCTTCAGAGAAGTTGCTTGGGTCAATTGATGTCAATCATGATGAGTACAAATTCGGACACACCAAGGTAAGCCCCTTGATTGCATTTCTATACTTTAGTGGTACTTTCCAATGGATGTATTTtgtctgtaaaacaaaaaaagtatcttCAAAAATTCTTACACAATTTTATGTATTGTAATGGGAAATTAGGCCACTGAACAGGTAAAGGATAGAAATAGAGAAATTGCGCCACCATGTGGCCATTGATAAGGCAGGTTACATTTTGTCTTGTGCACCAAGTGATAGTAAAAGACTAGTAAAAGTGCCCATACAGGATTGAATTTTACTAAAGCACAGCTGCCATCCGTGATTTAGAATAATTGTGTTTCACTGTCTACGATATTTTGCTACATATACTAACCCTGATGAAGATAAAAAAGTTGTCTTAATAATATAAGACATTCACATGATTGTGTGGGGTACATGCTCTCTGAGTCATTTCTGGTTTAATGTTTAGAATAGTGTATAGTGCAGACATGAAGTCAATTTCTATTTTCTCTTTGATCAGGTGTTCTTCAAGGCCGGTCTGCTGGGTGTCCTTGAGGAGATGAGAGATGAAAAACTGGCATCTCTGGTCACCATGACTCAGGCTTTGTGCCGTGGTTACCTCATGAGAACAGAGTTTGTGAAGATGACAGCGAGGAGGCATGTTGAAAACAACAATTTTGAGTGCACAGCCATGGAATGAATGATGAGGAATAACTTTGTCCCTAACAGCAACTTCTTTTCAACAGGGATGCTATATATACCATCCAGTACAATGTCCGCTCATTCATGAATGTCAAACACTGGCCATGGATGAAGGTGTACTACAAGATCAAGCCTCTGCTGAAGAGTGCTGAAACTGAGAAGGAGCTGGCAAATATGAAGGAGAACTATGAAAAGATGAAAACTGACTTGGCTGCTGCCCTGGCCAAGAAGAAGGAACTGGAGGAGAAGATGGTGTCCCTTCTGCAGGAGAAGAATGATCTGCAGCTGCAAGTAGCATCTGTAAGTACACATAGACAGTTCtgcttttcatgttttttaatgttaatgtgTTAACATCGATTTTTGGAAAATTAACTAGGAATCAGAGAATCTCAATGATGCTGAAGAGAGATGTGAGGGACTTATCAAGAGTAAGATTCAGCTGGAGGCCAAACTCAAAGAGACAACTGAGAGactggaggatgaagaggaaatcAATGCTGAGCTCACTGCCAAGAAGAGAAAGCTGGAGGATGAATGCTCTGAGCTCAAGAAGGATATTGATGACCTGGAGCTTACCTTGGCCAAAGTGGAAAAAGAGAAACATGCCACAGAGAACAAGGTTCGTAAATAATGATCTGTCCAGCAGATAAAGTAAGATTATAATGATGACCGTTTAAAGACAATATTTTTCTTGCACACTTAGGTTAAGAACCTGACTGAGGAGATGGCCTCTCAGGATGAGAGCATTGCTAAGCTGACCAAGGAAAAGAAAGCCCTTCAGGAGGCTCATCAGCAGACTCTTGATGACCTGCAGGCAGAGGAAGACAAAGTCAACACTCTGACCAAGGCCAAGACCAAGCTTGAGCAGCAAGTGGATGATGTAAGTTTACAAAGTATCTTGGATTGGCAAAGAAAGAGTATTCTTTTTGAATGTGATGGTTAAAAACTCATCTTCTTTCTTAGCTTGAGGGTTCTCTGGAGCAAGAGAAGAAGCTCCGTATGGACCTTGAGAGAGCCAAGAGAAAGCTTGAGGGCGATCTGAAACTGGCCCAGGAATCCATCATGGATCTTGAGAATGACAAGCAGCAGTCTGATGAGAAGATCAAAAAGTAATGTAATTTTCGAATTTGTACAACCATTCTTTTTAAAATTGTGGTCAACTGCATGAACTCTATGTACTTTATCTATAATTCTCACAGGAAGGACTTTGAAATCAGTCAGCTCCTTAGCAAGATTGAAGATGAGCAGTCACTGGGTGCTCAGCTTCAGAAGAAGATCAAGGAGCTCCAGGTGATATATTGCATTACACATAGCATTTCTGCATGTGTTCCCAATTTTGTgtattaaaagtgaaagtttacTGAAAGACATCAAATCTATATTCAACAGGCTCGTATTGAGGAACTGGAGGAGGAGATTGAGGCTGAGCGTGCTGCTCGTGCCAAGGTTGAGAAGCAGAGAGCTGACCTCTCCAGGGAACTtgaggagatcagtgagaggctgGAGGAGGCCGGTGGTGCCACTGCTGCTCAGATTGAGATGAACAAGAAGCGTGAAGCTGAGTTCCAGAAGCTCCGTCGTGATCTTGAGGAGTCCACTCTGCAGCATGaagccactgctgctgctcttcgCAAGAAGCAGGCTGACAGCGTTGCTGAGCTGGGAGAGCAGATCGACAACCTCCAGCGTGTAAAGCAGAAGCTTGAGAAGGAAAAGAGTGAATACAAGATGGAGATTGATGACCTCTCCAGCAACATGGAGAATGTTGCTAAAGCAAAGGTACACAGTGCATTACATGCTATTTTATTACCCAAAGTAGTATagtaaataatgtaattaatattataaataaaatctgATCACTGATCTCATCTATATTTACTCATTAGGGAAATCTTGAAAAGATGTGCCGTACTCTAGAGGACCAACTTAGTGAACTGAAGACCAAGAATGATGAAAATGTCCGTCAAATCAATGACTCAAATGCACAGAAAGCACGTCTCCTGACAGAAAATGGTATCTAAAACTTTTAAACTGAATGATCTGTTGTGTATATTATtaagaaacatgacaaaaacTAATGTATCGTGACATCTTTCACACAAGGTGAGTTTAGCCGTCAAATTGAAGAGAAAGAAGCTCTTGTCTCCCAGCTGACCAGAGGCAAACAGGCATTCACACAGCAGATTGAGGAGCTGAAAAGACAGATTGAAGAGGAGGTTAAGGTAAGAAACTGTTAAGTAAGTGTGTATTGGTAGTATTAGTTTGGGATTAAGGAATTTTGTAAATCAATCATATGTCTTAAAACAGGCCAAGAATGCTCTTGCCCATGGACTGCAATCAGCCCGCCATGACTGTGATCTGCTGAGGGAGCAGTTTGAGGAGGAGCAAGAGGCCAAGGCTGAGCTGCAGCGTGGAATGTCCAAGGCCAACGGTGAGGTGGCTCAGTGGAGAACTAAGTATGAAACTGATGCTATCCAGCGCACTGAGGAGCTTGAAGAATCCAAGTAAGTAACATTCAAACAATTCAATGGCCAGTTAAGAAGTGTAGCATTTTAGCATAACTCAAATACAGTACTTGCATTTAAACAAATGTTCTAAACAGGTTTTTCAATTGTTTGTATTTAGTATGTTATTACGAAAATAACATTTTAGATCAAAGCAGTGCTTTCTTATATTCATCTAGGTTCTGAAACTATGTAATGATTTGTATTTCATTCATGAAAAAATATCTGGAAAAAAGTAATTTCAGTGGAAAACAAATCTTACCTTCTTTAAACAGGAAAAAGCTGGCTCAGCGTCTTCAGGAGGCTGAGGAGCAGATTGAGGCAGTGAATTCCAAGTGTGCTTCTCTTGAGAAAACCAAACAGAGGCTCCAGAGTGAGGTGGAGGACCTCATGATTGATGTGGAGAGAGCCAATGGGCTGGCTGCCAACCTGGACAAGAAGCAGAGGAACTTTGACAAGGTAGCATTGTTAACTTTGTGTGTCCAAGCCATACAtacaattaaatatatatttatttttcctcATATTGCTACATAAGCAACTGAACAGTATAAATGGTGTTATTCAGGTGTTGGCAGAGTGGAAACAGAAGTTCGAGGAGGGTCAGGCAGAGCTCGAGGGAGCACAGAAGGAGGCTCGTTCTCTCAGCACTGAGCTGTTCAAGATGAAGAACTCTTATGAGGAatctctggatcagctggagaccATGAAGcgtgaaaacaaaaacctgcAACGTGAGTTCTACATTATGTAACAGTTACATTGTATTCAACAC
Coding sequences within it:
- the LOC116046485 gene encoding myosin heavy chain, fast skeletal muscle-like, whose protein sequence is MSTDAEMAIYGKAAIYLRKPEKERIEAQSAPFDAKSACYVADVKELYLKAKILKKDGDKVTVEVLTTKEERTVKEAEVFPMNPPKYDKIEDMAMMTHLNEASVLYNLKERYAAWMIYTYSGLFCATVNPYKWLPVYDAECVSAYRGKKRMEAPPHIFSVSDNAFQFMLTDRENQSVLITGESGAGKTVNTKRVIQYFATIAVGGPKKDDAKGSLEDQIIAANPLLEAYGNAKTIRNDNSSRFGKFIRIHFGTTGKLASADIETYLLEKSRVTYQLSDERGYHIFFQMMTGHIPELLDMALITTNPYDFPMCSMGQITVASIDDKVELEATDNAIDILGFTGEEKVSIYRMTGAVLHHGNMKFKQKQREEQAEPDGTEEADKVAYLLGLNSADMLKALCYPRVKVGNEYVTKGQTVPQVMNAVPALAKSIYERMFLWMVVRINQSLDTKQARQFYIGVLDIAGFEIFDFNTLEQLCINFTNEKLQQFFNHTMFVLEQEEYKKEGIIWDFIDFGMDLAACIELIEKPMGIFSILEEECMFPKATDTSFKNKLYDQHLGKNKAFEKPKPPKKGKIEAHFSLVHYAGTVDYNIAGWLDKNKDPLNESVIQLYQKSPVKLLAILYPPVVEETGGGKKGGKKKGGSMQTVSSQFRENLGKLMTNLRSTHPHFVRCLIPNESKTPGLMENFLVIHQLRCNGVLEGIRICRKGFPSRILYADFKQRYKVLNASVIPEGQFIDNKKASEKLLGSIDVNHDEYKFGHTKVFFKAGLLGVLEEMRDEKLASLVTMTQALCRGYLMRTEFVKMTARRDAIYTIQYNVRSFMNVKHWPWMKVYYKIKPLLKSAETEKELANMKENYEKMKTDLAAALAKKKELEEKMVSLLQEKNDLQLQVASESENLNDAEERCEGLIKSKIQLEAKLKETTERLEDEEEINAELTAKKRKLEDECSELKKDIDDLELTLAKVEKEKHATENKVKNLTEEMASQDESIAKLTKEKKALQEAHQQTLDDLQAEEDKVNTLTKAKTKLEQQVDDLEGSLEQEKKLRMDLERAKRKLEGDLKLAQESIMDLENDKQQSDEKIKKKDFEISQLLSKIEDEQSLGAQLQKKIKELQARIEELEEEIEAERAARAKVEKQRADLSRELEEISERLEEAGGATAAQIEMNKKREAEFQKLRRDLEESTLQHEATAAALRKKQADSVAELGEQIDNLQRVKQKLEKEKSEYKMEIDDLSSNMENVAKAKGNLEKMCRTLEDQLSELKTKNDENVRQINDSNAQKARLLTENGEFSRQIEEKEALVSQLTRGKQAFTQQIEELKRQIEEEVKAKNALAHGLQSARHDCDLLREQFEEEQEAKAELQRGMSKANGEVAQWRTKYETDAIQRTEELEESKKKLAQRLQEAEEQIEAVNSKCASLEKTKQRLQSEVEDLMIDVERANGLAANLDKKQRNFDKVLAEWKQKFEEGQAELEGAQKEARSLSTELFKMKNSYEESLDQLETMKRENKNLQQEISDLTEQIGETGKSIHELEKSKKQVETEKAEIQTALEEAEGTLEHEESKILRVQLELNQIKGEVDRKLAEKDEEMEQIKRNSQRVIDSMQSTLDSEVRSRNDALRIKKKMEGDLNEMEIQLSHANRQAAESQKQLRNVQAQLKDAQLHLDDAVRAQEDFKEQAAMVDRRNGLMVAEIEELRAALEQTERSRKTAEQELVDASERVGLLHSQNTSLLNSKKKLESDLVQVQSEVDDTVQEARNAEEKAKKAITDAAMMAEELKKEQDTSAHLERMKKNLEVAVKDLQHRLDEAENLAMKGGKKQLQKLESRVRELEAEVEAEQRRGADAIKGVRKYERRVKELTYQTEEDKKNVARLQDLVDKLQLKVKAYKRQAEEAEEQANTHLSKCRKVQHELEEAEERADIAESQVNKLRAKSRDSGKGKEAAE